Proteins found in one Cobetia sp. L2A1 genomic segment:
- the cysE gene encoding serine O-acetyltransferase: protein MFTRLREDINSVFARDPAARNAFEVLTNYPGLHALLAHRINHWLWRHNAKWLARTGSTLMRWLTGIEIHPGATIGRRFFIDHGMGVVIGETALIGDDVTLYHGVTLGGTTWNAGKRHPTLGDGVIVGAGAKILGPFTVGAGAKVGSNAVVTREVPPGATVVGIPGKIVKRAEPDVDDAPDVDPESREAMKEKFGFDAYGMGQEMPDPVARSMHAMLDHMHAVDKRIEQMCGTLRKLDASYRAGHLPELNDADFAQLIDELGPCGGDTVAVKASKASNASDTTNDATSTPVTDDHTSDVAHHVTADIADEQSSPQRQHG, encoded by the coding sequence GGCCTGCACGCCCTGCTGGCCCACCGTATCAATCACTGGCTGTGGCGACACAATGCCAAGTGGCTGGCGCGTACCGGCTCGACTCTGATGCGCTGGCTGACCGGTATAGAGATTCACCCCGGCGCGACCATTGGTCGACGCTTCTTCATCGATCACGGCATGGGCGTCGTGATTGGCGAGACCGCGCTGATCGGTGATGACGTGACGCTCTATCACGGCGTCACGCTCGGCGGTACCACCTGGAATGCCGGCAAGCGTCACCCGACGTTAGGCGATGGCGTGATTGTCGGTGCCGGCGCCAAGATTCTTGGTCCCTTCACGGTCGGCGCTGGAGCCAAGGTTGGCTCCAATGCCGTGGTCACTCGTGAAGTCCCCCCTGGAGCTACCGTCGTCGGCATTCCCGGCAAGATCGTCAAGCGCGCTGAGCCGGATGTCGATGATGCACCGGACGTCGATCCCGAAAGCCGTGAGGCCATGAAAGAGAAGTTCGGCTTTGATGCCTACGGGATGGGCCAGGAGATGCCTGACCCTGTGGCGCGCTCCATGCACGCCATGCTTGATCACATGCATGCCGTAGACAAGCGCATTGAACAGATGTGCGGCACGCTACGTAAACTGGATGCAAGCTACCGTGCGGGTCACTTGCCGGAGCTCAACGATGCTGACTTCGCGCAGCTGATTGATGAGCTGGGGCCATGCGGTGGAGATACGGTAGCAGTCAAGGCAAGCAAGGCTTCCAATGCCTCTGACACGACTAACGATGCCACGTCCACGCCTGTGACTGACGACCACACTTCCGATGTAGCACATCACGTTACGGCTGACATTGCGGATGAGCAATCCAGCCCTCAGCGTCAGCATGGTTAA
- a CDS encoding Fe-S cluster assembly transcription factor, with protein sequence MRLTTKGRYAVTAMLDLALHAKCGPTCLADIAVRQGISLSYLEQLFARLRRAGLVKSVRGPGGGYLLDIELEATSVARIIDAVNESMDATRCQGLSDCQSGDTCLTHHLWCDLSDEIHGFLDGISLADLVAREEIRHIASRQREACEPTPITLMEGG encoded by the coding sequence ATGCGCCTGACCACCAAGGGACGTTACGCCGTCACCGCGATGCTCGATCTGGCGCTGCATGCCAAGTGCGGCCCGACCTGTCTGGCCGATATCGCCGTACGCCAAGGCATCTCGTTGTCCTATCTGGAGCAATTGTTCGCTCGCCTGCGACGTGCCGGTCTCGTCAAGAGCGTGCGTGGCCCCGGTGGCGGCTATCTGCTCGACATCGAGCTTGAAGCCACCTCGGTGGCGCGCATCATCGATGCCGTCAATGAGTCAATGGACGCCACACGCTGCCAAGGCCTGTCGGACTGTCAGTCGGGAGATACCTGCCTGACACATCATCTATGGTGCGATCTGTCTGACGAGATTCATGGCTTTCTTGACGGCATCAGCCTTGCGGACCTTGTCGCGCGCGAAGAGATCCGGCACATCGCCAGCCGACAGCGCGAGGCCTGCGAGCCTACGCCGATCACACTGATGGAAGGCGGCTGA
- a CDS encoding aminotransferase class V-fold PLP-dependent enzyme, whose product MSQPIYLDYAATTPVDPRVAELMMRHLTLDGTFANPASRSHMPGWLAEQAVEGARRQVAELIGADPREIVWTSGATEANNLALSGYMRANAERGRHLITSTIEHKAILDTASALEAEGFKVTRIAPQPDGRISPESLREALRDDTVLVSLMAVNNELGSVNDLEALGAVAREHGAAFHVDAAQAPGKVKIDVSQQPIDLLSMSAHKAYGPKGIGALYVRRQPQIKIDALIHGGGHERGMRSGTLPTHQIVGMGEAYRLSSEQFDADQQHLVALRAQFVAGLSGLEGVHFNTDIAVSVPNILNLAFDGVEGEALLMALRGIAVSTGSACNSASVEPSFVLTGIGVSRPLALASLRFSFGRFTTTADIDSALSELRHALSALRA is encoded by the coding sequence ATGTCCCAGCCGATCTATCTCGATTATGCCGCCACCACGCCTGTCGACCCCCGGGTCGCCGAGCTGATGATGCGCCACCTGACGCTGGACGGCACTTTCGCCAATCCAGCGTCACGTAGCCACATGCCTGGCTGGCTGGCCGAACAGGCTGTCGAGGGCGCACGCCGTCAGGTTGCCGAACTGATCGGTGCCGACCCGCGCGAGATCGTCTGGACCAGCGGCGCCACCGAAGCCAACAACCTGGCATTGAGCGGTTACATGCGCGCCAATGCCGAGCGTGGCCGTCACCTGATCACGTCGACGATCGAGCACAAGGCGATTCTGGACACCGCCAGTGCGCTGGAGGCAGAGGGATTCAAGGTCACGCGCATCGCCCCCCAGCCAGACGGTCGCATCAGTCCTGAAAGCCTGCGTGAAGCATTGCGCGACGATACCGTGCTGGTCTCGTTGATGGCGGTCAACAACGAGCTGGGTAGCGTCAATGATCTCGAAGCGCTGGGCGCCGTCGCACGAGAACATGGCGCAGCTTTCCACGTCGATGCAGCCCAGGCACCGGGCAAGGTAAAGATTGACGTCAGCCAGCAACCGATTGATCTGCTGTCGATGTCGGCCCACAAGGCTTATGGCCCCAAGGGGATCGGTGCGCTTTACGTCCGCCGTCAGCCACAGATCAAGATTGATGCACTGATCCATGGCGGTGGACATGAGCGCGGCATGCGTTCCGGCACACTGCCGACGCATCAGATTGTCGGCATGGGCGAGGCCTATCGTCTGTCCAGCGAACAGTTTGATGCCGACCAGCAGCATCTTGTCGCCCTACGTGCACAATTCGTGGCAGGCCTCAGTGGGCTTGAAGGCGTGCACTTCAATACCGATATTGCAGTCAGCGTGCCCAACATCCTCAATCTCGCCTTTGACGGCGTAGAGGGCGAAGCACTGTTGATGGCATTACGCGGTATCGCAGTTTCTACCGGTTCGGCCTGCAACTCCGCGAGCGTCGAACCTTCATTCGTACTCACCGGCATTGGGGTATCTCGTCCACTGGCGCTCGCATCGCTGCGTTTCAGCTTTGGTCGTTTCACTACCACTGCCGACATTGATTCCGCGCTCTCTGAACTCAGGCATGCCCTGAGCGCACTGCGCGCCTGA